The genomic window TATGGCCAGCACCCCGCCTGGTCCACCTGCGACGGCATGTTCCAGTGCGCGAGCGTCACGGTCCCGGTGGACTGGTCGGCACCCACCGGTGAGACCCTCCAACTCGCGCTGGAGCGCCTGCCCGCGACCGACCCGACGCACCGGCTGGGTTCGCTGTTCATCAACCCCGGCGGGCCCGGGGGTTCCGGCAACCAACTGGTCCGCGCCGCCCGCGACATCTTCAGCGCCAAGCTGCGCGAGGACTACGACATCGTCGGGTTCGACCCGCGCGGGGTCGGGTCGAGCAACCCGGTGCACTGCCTGCCCGGGCCGCAGCTCGACGCATTCCTCAGCACCAACGGCACCCCGCAGGACGCCGCCCAGATCGCGACGCTGCAGGCCGCGGACGCGGGCTTCGCGGCCGGTTGCAAGTCCGAGTCCAGCACGCTGCTGTCCCACGTCGGGACCCGCGACGTCGCCCGCGACGTCGACGTCCTGCGGGCGGTGGTCGGCGACGCGAAGCTGAACTGGTTCGGCTTCTCCTACGGCACCTACATCGGCTCGTTCTACGCGGGCATGTTCCCGCAGCGGGTGGGCCGCATGGTCCTCGACGGCCCGCTCGATCCGGCGTTGGACCAGGGCTCGCTCAGCGAGGAGCAGGCGGCGGGGTTCCAGGACGAGTTCAACCGCTACGCCGATCACTGCCTGGCCGGTGGCCACTGCCCGATCGGCTCGAGCCGGCAGCAGATCACCGACGCGGTCACCGGGTTGTTCGCCAAATTGGCGAACGAACCGATGGACACCGCGGACCAGCGGGTGCTCACCCAGAGCGACGCGATCAGCGGCGTCGCCTTCGCGATGTACGACCCCACGCAGTACTGGGACAGCCTCACGACTGCCCTGCACCAGGCGTTGAACGGCGACGGCCAACGCCTGCTCGGGATGGCCGACCAGATCCTCGACCGGACCGGGCCAGGCCAGTTCGCCGACAACGCGAACGAGGCCAACCTCGCCGTGAACTGCCTGGACCACCCCGGCGAGGACACCGTGGCCGATGCGAAGGCGGCGCTGCCCGCGATGAAAGCCGCCTCCGTCGTGTTCGGCGCCAGCTTCGCCTGGGGCAACCTGACCTGCGCCGACATGCCGCAGCTCAACCCGCCGCCGCAGCCAGGTCCGGTGCCGGCGACCGGTGCCGGGCCGATCCTGGTCGTCGGCGCGACGCACGACCCGGCCACGCCGTACCCGTGGGCGCTGGCGTTGTCGCATCAGTTGGCGACGGGAGTGCTGCTGACCCGCGACGGCGACGGCCACACGTCCTACGGCCATGGCAACGACTGCATCGACACGGCGGTCGATTCCTACCTGATCGACGGCGCGACTCCACGGGCCGGCACCACCTGCTGACTAGGGTCGTGAGCATGAGAGTCGGTAAGTCGCGCGTCCTCGGCGTGCTCAGCGCAATGTCCCTGCTGGCCGCCTGCAACCTGCACGGGGGTTCTTCGTCCGGTGCACCGCCGGTGCCCACCCCGCAGGCCTCGGACAACGCGACCCCGACGACGTCGGCCTCCGCGACCCCGACGCCGTTGGGTACGGCCGACCCGTCGGTCGATCCGGCTTACTCGAAGTACTACGACCAGCAGCTCGAGTGGCGCAACTGCCCGTCCGGCGTGAGCGCCGGAGCCCGTGTGCGCGACCTGTCGTGCGCGAAGTTGACCGTGCCGGTCGACTGGTCGGACCCGGGCGGCGCGACCATGCAGCTGCTGCTCGACAAGGTGCCCGCGACCGGCAAGCGGCTCGGCTCGGTGATGACCAACCCCGGCGGCCCGGGCGGTTCCGGGGTCGACTTCGTGGCCAACGACTGGGCGGCGTTCCCGAAGAAGATCACCGCGAACTACGACCTGGTCGGCTTCGACCCACGCGGCGTCGGCCGAAGCCAACCGATCCACTGTCTGACGGACAGTCAGTTGGACACGTTCCTGGCTACCGACCCGGACCCGACCACGCCGGAGCGGCTGGCCGAGGTAGTGCAGGAGGACAAGTACTTCGCCGACCAGTGCGGCAGCAACAACGGCCCGCTGCTGGCCAACCTCGGCACACCGTCGGTTGCGCGCGACCTGGACGTGATGCGCGCCGCCACCGGCGACCGTGTCCTGCACTACATGGGCTACTCCTACGGCACCTACATCGGCGAGGTGTACGCGGGCCTCTACCCGACCCGGGTCGGCCGGATGGTGCTCGACGGCGTCATCGACCCGGCGCTGACGGCCGCGGACATGTCGATCGGTCAGGCCGAGGGATTCCAGCTGGCGTACTCGGCGTTCGTGGCGAACTGCCTGGCCGGCAAGTGCTTGCTGGGCTCGACCGCCGCGCAGATCGACGCGCGGGTGGCGAAGATGCTCGCCGCGGTGCAGACCAACCCGCTGCCGACCGGGCAGGCCGCGCGTCCGCTGAACGCGGCGCTGGCGACCACCGGGATCCTGTTCGCCATGTACTCCAAGAACCAGTGGGCAGGGCTGCGGTTGGCGCTGGCCGCGGCCGAGGCCGGCAACGGCGGCGGTCTGCTCGTGATGGCCGACCAGTACGCGGAGCGGGAGAACGGACACTACGACAACAACCAGAACGAGGTCATCTACGCGGTCAACTGCCTGGACCACCCCGGGGCCGACACCCCGGCCGAGATCCAGGCCCTGATCCCCAAGTTGACCCAGCAGTCCCCGGTGTTCGGGCCGTTCATCGCCTGGGGCAACCTGCCCTGCAACTACTGGCCGGTGCAGCCGACCTCGCAGGCGGGCCCGATCGCGGCGCCGGGCGCGCCGCCGATCCTGGTCATCGGGACCACCCGCGACCCGGCGACCCCGTACCAGTGGGCCAAGAGCGTCGCGAGCGAGTTGGAGTCCGGTGTGTTCCTGTCCCGCGACGGCGACGGTCACACGACGTTCGCCGCCAACAACTCCTGCGTCGACGAGGCGGTGACCAATTACATGGTCGACGGAACGTCACCGGCCAAGGACACCAGATGCTGACCGCGACCGCGCTGTCCGAACTGGCCGGCGCGATGCCGGGCGGCGTCGTGATCACCGACGCCGACCGGATCGAGAAGTACCGGATGGACCGGGCCTTCGACCCGACGGCCGGGATGCCGGTCGCGGTCGTGCGCGCCGAGAACACCGCCCACGTGCAGGCGACGCTGCGGTGGGCCGGTGTCCACGGGGTCACGGTCACCACCCGCGGGGCGGGCACCGGGTTGTCCGGCGGCAGCACGGCCTGCGAGGGCGGGGTGGTGCTGTCCACCGAACGCATGCGGGCGATGCACGTGGACCCGACGACCCGCATCGCGGTCGTCGGTCCCGGCCTGTTCAACGCCGAGGTGAAGGCCGCCGCCGCGGTTCACGGCCTGTGGTACCCGCCGGACCCGTCGTCCTTCGAGATCTGCTCGATCGGCGGCAACGTCGCCACGAACGCCGGCGGGCTGTGCTGCGTGAAGTACGGCGTCACCTCCGACTACGTGCTGGGCCTGGAGGTGGTTCTGGCCGACGCCACCGTCATCCGCCTGGGCGGACCGCGACTGAAGGACACCGCCGGGTTGTCGCTGACCAAGTTGATGGTGGGTAGCGAGGGAATCCTCGGCGTGGTAACGGAAGTGACGCTGCGTCTGATTCCGGCGCAGGCGGCGCCGGCGACCGCCGTCGCAACCTTCGCCACCGACGCCGACGCCACCGCCGCGGTGCTGCGCATCACCTCGGCGCTGCGGCCGGCGATGCTGGAGTACATGGACGCGGTGGCGATCAACGCCGTCGAGGACATGCTGCGGATGGGGCTGGACCGCGGCGCGGCCGCCCTGCTGGTGGCGCAGAGCGACGCCGAGGGCCCGGCCCGGGATCGGGAGATGGCCGCGATCGTCGCCGCGTTCGAGGCGCACCGCGCCACCGAGATCGCCGTGACCGACGACCTCAAGGAGGGCGAGGCCTTCGTCTTCGCCCGGCGCAGCGCGATCCCGGCGGCCGAACGCCGCGGCAAGCTGCTGCTCGAGGACGTGGGCGTGCCACTGCCCCGGCTGCCCGACCTGGTCGACGGCGTGCACCGCATCGGCGCCGTGCGCGAGGTCGAGATCGCCCTGATCGCCCACGCCGGCGACGGCAACACCCACCCGCTGCTAGTGTTCGACCCGGCCGACGAGGCCGCCACCGCCCGTGCCGAGGCCGCCTTCGGCGAGATCATGGACCTGGCGATCAG from Sporichthyaceae bacterium includes these protein-coding regions:
- a CDS encoding alpha/beta hydrolase, whose product is MCRTSRRCYAALVAAVCAGLAGCSSHGATAAPPAAAAAVASAVAPAVAPVSPDPATASDLAKFYGQHPAWSTCDGMFQCASVTVPVDWSAPTGETLQLALERLPATDPTHRLGSLFINPGGPGGSGNQLVRAARDIFSAKLREDYDIVGFDPRGVGSSNPVHCLPGPQLDAFLSTNGTPQDAAQIATLQAADAGFAAGCKSESSTLLSHVGTRDVARDVDVLRAVVGDAKLNWFGFSYGTYIGSFYAGMFPQRVGRMVLDGPLDPALDQGSLSEEQAAGFQDEFNRYADHCLAGGHCPIGSSRQQITDAVTGLFAKLANEPMDTADQRVLTQSDAISGVAFAMYDPTQYWDSLTTALHQALNGDGQRLLGMADQILDRTGPGQFADNANEANLAVNCLDHPGEDTVADAKAALPAMKAASVVFGASFAWGNLTCADMPQLNPPPQPGPVPATGAGPILVVGATHDPATPYPWALALSHQLATGVLLTRDGDGHTSYGHGNDCIDTAVDSYLIDGATPRAGTTC
- a CDS encoding alpha/beta hydrolase, coding for MRVGKSRVLGVLSAMSLLAACNLHGGSSSGAPPVPTPQASDNATPTTSASATPTPLGTADPSVDPAYSKYYDQQLEWRNCPSGVSAGARVRDLSCAKLTVPVDWSDPGGATMQLLLDKVPATGKRLGSVMTNPGGPGGSGVDFVANDWAAFPKKITANYDLVGFDPRGVGRSQPIHCLTDSQLDTFLATDPDPTTPERLAEVVQEDKYFADQCGSNNGPLLANLGTPSVARDLDVMRAATGDRVLHYMGYSYGTYIGEVYAGLYPTRVGRMVLDGVIDPALTAADMSIGQAEGFQLAYSAFVANCLAGKCLLGSTAAQIDARVAKMLAAVQTNPLPTGQAARPLNAALATTGILFAMYSKNQWAGLRLALAAAEAGNGGGLLVMADQYAERENGHYDNNQNEVIYAVNCLDHPGADTPAEIQALIPKLTQQSPVFGPFIAWGNLPCNYWPVQPTSQAGPIAAPGAPPILVIGTTRDPATPYQWAKSVASELESGVFLSRDGDGHTTFAANNSCVDEAVTNYMVDGTSPAKDTRC
- a CDS encoding FAD-linked oxidase C-terminal domain-containing protein, encoding MLTATALSELAGAMPGGVVITDADRIEKYRMDRAFDPTAGMPVAVVRAENTAHVQATLRWAGVHGVTVTTRGAGTGLSGGSTACEGGVVLSTERMRAMHVDPTTRIAVVGPGLFNAEVKAAAAVHGLWYPPDPSSFEICSIGGNVATNAGGLCCVKYGVTSDYVLGLEVVLADATVIRLGGPRLKDTAGLSLTKLMVGSEGILGVVTEVTLRLIPAQAAPATAVATFATDADATAAVLRITSALRPAMLEYMDAVAINAVEDMLRMGLDRGAAALLVAQSDAEGPARDREMAAIVAAFEAHRATEIAVTDDLKEGEAFVFARRSAIPAAERRGKLLLEDVGVPLPRLPDLVDGVHRIGAVREVEIALIAHAGDGNTHPLLVFDPADEAATARAEAAFGEIMDLAISLGGTITGEHGVGRLKRPWLSEQVGPDVMELTRRIKLAFDPRGILNPGVIL